In one Conger conger chromosome 5, fConCon1.1, whole genome shotgun sequence genomic region, the following are encoded:
- the si:ch73-111k22.3 gene encoding pleckstrin homology-like domain-containing protein: MAVVSATSNGLVENTTETKENKKGWLSKRTHFSYRWKPAWFEVTETKLLYGENEEEPQKTINLIGAEVEALEGDGAFGWTITPKDSSRTFFLRASSEAEQRGWMLAICEAQLSSTEHASNACVVQ, translated from the exons ATGGCTGTGGTATCTGCGACCTCTAACGGTCTTGTTGAAAATACAACAGAAACAAAAGAGAATAAAAAGGGATGGTTATCAAAACGTACACATTTCAGTTATCGTTGGAAGCCTGCGTGGTTTGAGGTGACAGAAACTAAACTCTTGTATGGTGAAAATGAAGAG GAGCCCCAGAAGACTATTAACCTCATCGGTGCTGAGGTTGAGGCGTTGGAGGGCGACGGGGCTTTCGGCTGGACAATTACCCCCAAGGACAGCAGTCGGACCTTCTTCCTGCGGGCTAGCAGTGAAGCGGAGCAACGGGGTTGGATGCTTGCGATATGCGAAGCTCAGCTAAGCTCGACAGAACATGCCTCGAATGCTTGCGTGGTGCAGTAG